In one window of Streptomyces sp. NBC_01224 DNA:
- a CDS encoding NF041680 family putative transposase gives MSLLQRDAFAELSGFRTEFYACLTKRPDALFELSDALLCADGPVRTLVELSLAPEHQRGHGALYGGLNLGHLDVARLRRALAGLPLPRTAEGRLVLAVDVSNWLRPDANTSPDRLFCHTYGRGRGSAQMIPGWPYSFIAALEPGRTSWTAMLDVVRLCPWDDAIAVTAAQVRDVFQRLYVTGQWQIGDPPVLVVVDADYDVTRLAFLLADLPVELLGRMRSDRVLYFPPPPQPAGKRGRKPKRGAEFAFEVAATQPIPSVTTVTDTTHYGKAVATAWDRLHPLLVRRSAWANHPEGDLPVIEGTVIRLQVDHLRGDRSPRPVWLWWSATAATAGDVDRLWQAFLRRFDLEHTFRMFKQTLGWTAPKLREPAAADRWTWLVIAAHTQLRLARPLAEDLRNPWERPARQGRLTPARVRRGFRRLHGKTPQPASAPKPSTAGPGRPIGVKNKHRAREHPVGKQDKPNLAAAITNRRAA, from the coding sequence CAAGAGGCCCGACGCCTTGTTCGAGCTGAGTGACGCCTTGCTGTGTGCGGACGGCCCAGTGAGGACGTTGGTCGAGCTGTCCCTGGCGCCTGAGCATCAGCGTGGACATGGTGCGTTGTACGGCGGGCTGAACCTCGGGCATCTGGATGTGGCACGGCTGCGCCGGGCGCTGGCGGGTCTGCCGCTTCCCCGGACGGCGGAGGGGCGGTTGGTCCTGGCGGTCGATGTCAGCAACTGGTTGCGGCCTGATGCGAATACCAGCCCGGATCGGCTGTTTTGCCATACATACGGTCGGGGCAGGGGCTCGGCCCAGATGATCCCCGGGTGGCCCTACTCCTTCATTGCCGCTCTGGAACCGGGGCGGACGTCGTGGACTGCCATGCTGGACGTGGTCCGGCTGTGTCCGTGGGACGACGCGATCGCCGTCACCGCAGCCCAGGTCCGGGACGTGTTCCAGCGGCTGTACGTGACAGGGCAGTGGCAGATCGGTGACCCGCCCGTCCTGGTCGTCGTCGATGCCGACTATGACGTGACCCGTCTGGCTTTCCTGCTCGCGGACCTGCCCGTGGAACTGCTGGGCCGGATGCGTTCGGACCGCGTCCTGTACTTCCCGCCCCCGCCACAGCCGGCGGGCAAACGCGGGCGCAAGCCCAAGCGCGGGGCGGAGTTCGCGTTCGAGGTTGCGGCCACTCAGCCGATCCCGTCGGTCACCACGGTGACCGACACCACCCACTACGGGAAGGCCGTCGCCACTGCCTGGGATCGACTGCACCCACTACTGGTCCGGCGCTCGGCCTGGGCCAACCACCCCGAAGGAGACCTGCCGGTCATCGAAGGCACCGTCATCCGTCTTCAGGTCGACCACCTCCGTGGAGACCGCAGCCCCAGGCCGGTCTGGCTGTGGTGGTCGGCCACCGCCGCGACTGCTGGGGATGTGGACCGGCTCTGGCAGGCATTCCTGCGCAGATTCGACCTTGAGCACACCTTCAGGATGTTCAAGCAGACGTTGGGGTGGACCGCTCCCAAACTCCGCGAGCCGGCCGCCGCCGACCGCTGGACCTGGCTCGTCATTGCAGCCCACACCCAACTCCGCCTTGCCCGGCCCCTCGCAGAAGACCTCCGCAATCCCTGGGAGCGGCCCGCCCGCCAAGGGCGCCTCACACCCGCGCGCGTCCGTCGAGGATTTCGCCGCCTCCACGGGAAAACGCCTCAGCCGGCCAGCGCACCGAAACCCAGCACCGCAGGCCCCGGCCGGCCAATTGGGGTGAAGAACAAGCACCGCGCACGGGAGCACCCCGTCGGGAAACAGGACAAACCAAACCTCGCGGCAGCCATCACAAACAGGAGAGCTGCATAA
- a CDS encoding DUF1275 family protein produces MIGNVVFLGFALAGADGLSVLASVVSMAAFLVGALAGGAVPRSGPRILWPYSSEPSPAPRFWHTPDSSWSWS; encoded by the coding sequence ATGATCGGCAACGTGGTGTTCCTTGGGTTCGCCCTGGCAGGTGCCGACGGCCTGTCCGTGCTCGCCTCTGTCGTGTCGATGGCCGCGTTCCTCGTCGGCGCGCTTGCCGGCGGGGCCGTACCCCGGTCCGGCCCGCGGATCCTGTGGCCATATTCCTCGGAGCCCTCGCCGGCGCCGCGCTTCTGGCACACACCGGACTCGTCCTGGTCCTGGTCCTGA
- a CDS encoding MFS transporter, with product MNTALPPKDFPESDSAWAPLAASVFRALWIAQLVSNIGSWMQTVGAQWLLIGHDAALVTLVQTASSLPVVLLALPSGVLADRFDRRTVLLAAQFAMLAASTALSVLAFADALTPALLLGLTFLLGCGTALMGPAWQAIQPELVERRQLGQAAALGAVNMNLARALGPALGGVVVAAAGAGWVFAFNAASYLGTAAVLALWRRPGAEPPTAQGEKLLTALHAGRRYVWNAPGVRRVLLRTVLFIPGGAALWSLLPLVASRSLGLGSGGYGVLLGAVGAGAVGGAFALPAIRRALGVNGTLAAGALVFAGVLAVLATVRVPWLAAVVLLPAGLAWIGVLSTLNAAVQARLPGWVRARGLAVYLLVFQGGQALAAPLWGALADGPGLTVSLLAGSGLLLLGAVSVRRWPLHGADGIDPSPSDHWPVPPLVFEPGPADGPVLVSVVYRIAAANRAAFIDCMDHVARSRRRTGALTWGLYQDGSDPGRFVENYLVASWSEHLAQHHSRLTATDRRHEERARRLLVEGTAPEVTHAFDAAAGAVVPETGDAMTTPGRRCPPGERPGTDTSESADAKACHSLGDMP from the coding sequence GTGAACACCGCACTGCCACCGAAAGACTTCCCGGAGTCCGATTCAGCCTGGGCCCCGCTCGCGGCGAGTGTCTTCCGGGCGCTGTGGATCGCACAACTGGTTTCCAACATCGGTAGTTGGATGCAGACCGTGGGCGCCCAGTGGCTGCTGATCGGCCACGACGCCGCCCTGGTGACGCTCGTGCAGACCGCGTCCAGTCTCCCCGTTGTGCTGCTGGCTCTGCCTTCTGGCGTGCTGGCCGACCGTTTCGACCGTCGTACGGTGCTGCTGGCCGCTCAGTTCGCCATGCTCGCCGCCTCCACCGCGCTGTCGGTTCTGGCGTTCGCGGACGCGCTCACTCCGGCTTTGCTGCTCGGTCTCACCTTCCTGCTGGGATGCGGTACCGCTCTGATGGGCCCGGCCTGGCAGGCCATCCAGCCGGAACTCGTGGAACGCCGTCAGCTGGGACAGGCGGCCGCTCTCGGCGCCGTGAACATGAACCTCGCTCGCGCCCTCGGCCCGGCACTCGGGGGAGTGGTGGTCGCGGCAGCGGGCGCGGGCTGGGTCTTCGCCTTCAACGCCGCTTCCTACCTCGGCACCGCGGCCGTTCTCGCACTGTGGAGACGGCCCGGGGCGGAACCGCCGACTGCGCAGGGCGAGAAGCTCCTGACGGCTCTGCACGCCGGCCGCCGCTACGTGTGGAACGCGCCCGGTGTCCGCCGAGTCCTGCTTCGCACGGTGCTGTTCATCCCCGGAGGGGCCGCGCTGTGGTCGCTGCTTCCACTGGTCGCGAGCCGCTCCCTCGGCCTGGGCTCGGGCGGGTACGGGGTGCTGCTCGGTGCGGTCGGAGCTGGTGCTGTGGGCGGGGCCTTCGCGCTGCCCGCGATCCGCCGCGCTCTGGGCGTCAACGGCACTCTGGCCGCAGGGGCCCTCGTCTTCGCCGGAGTCTTGGCGGTACTGGCCACGGTCCGGGTCCCGTGGCTCGCGGCGGTCGTGCTGCTGCCCGCCGGTCTGGCCTGGATCGGCGTGCTGTCCACCCTCAACGCGGCTGTCCAGGCACGGCTGCCCGGCTGGGTCAGGGCCCGGGGACTCGCCGTCTATCTTCTGGTCTTCCAGGGCGGGCAGGCGCTGGCGGCACCCCTGTGGGGTGCGCTGGCCGACGGGCCGGGGCTGACCGTCTCCCTTCTGGCCGGCAGCGGTCTGCTGCTGCTCGGCGCGGTGAGTGTGCGCCGCTGGCCGCTGCACGGCGCGGACGGCATCGACCCGTCCCCGTCCGACCACTGGCCCGTTCCGCCCCTGGTGTTCGAGCCCGGACCGGCCGACGGCCCCGTGCTGGTCTCCGTCGTGTACCGGATTGCGGCCGCGAACAGGGCCGCCTTCATCGACTGCATGGACCATGTGGCCCGTTCACGCCGACGCACCGGAGCCCTCACCTGGGGCCTCTACCAGGACGGCAGCGATCCGGGCCGATTCGTCGAGAACTACCTGGTCGCGTCCTGGTCGGAGCATCTCGCCCAGCACCACAGCCGGCTCACGGCCACCGACCGCCGTCACGAGGAGAGGGCCCGCCGACTGCTCGTCGAGGGCACCGCACCGGAGGTGACTCATGCCTTCGACGCCGCCGCGGGAGCCGTGGTGCCCGAGACGGGCGACGCGATGACAACCCCGGGGCGTCGATGCCCACCGGGAGAACGGCCAGGAACGGACACTTCCGAGTCGGCCGACGCCAAAGCCTGCCACTCACTGGGCGACATGCCGTAG
- a CDS encoding carboxymuconolactone decarboxylase family protein, with protein MSGTVADPVSRRVFVDKQSPSAYHALVETSDAVRAVASDAGLDRTIVELINLRVSQINNCAYCLSVHTRAALRAGETTQRLGVLAAWRDTELFTTQERAALALAEATTEPANAVAQESAYDAARQALTDDEISAVIWVAITINAFNRVSIMSKHPVRGTPQQ; from the coding sequence TTGAGTGGCACTGTGGCAGACCCCGTGAGCAGGCGGGTCTTCGTGGACAAGCAGAGTCCGAGTGCCTACCACGCACTGGTCGAGACCTCCGATGCGGTCCGCGCGGTCGCCTCCGACGCGGGACTGGACCGCACGATCGTGGAGCTGATCAACCTCCGCGTGTCACAGATCAACAACTGCGCCTACTGCCTCAGCGTGCACACCCGGGCCGCGCTGCGTGCGGGCGAGACCACCCAGCGCCTGGGCGTGCTGGCCGCCTGGCGCGACACTGAACTGTTCACGACACAGGAACGTGCGGCGCTCGCCCTGGCGGAGGCGACCACCGAGCCCGCGAACGCTGTCGCGCAGGAGAGCGCCTACGACGCAGCCCGCCAAGCCCTCACCGACGACGAGATCTCCGCAGTGATCTGGGTGGCGATCACCATCAACGCGTTCAACCGGGTCTCCATCATGAGCAAGCACCCCGTGCGCGGGACCCCCCAGCAGTGA
- a CDS encoding IS701 family transposase — MTPEEMEEVRPRLEAFAAEMLGSLARRDQRAKGELYLRGLMLDGKRKSMQPMAERLGVDHQQLQQFVSSSTWDYAKVRERLARWAAAHISPEAYAIDDVGFPKDGYDSPGVARMYCGALGKRGNCQIGVSVNLVSDRASSAVDWRLFLPEGWDDTKHTEDALLASAIRRRRAKAGIPETARHREKWRLALDMLDEVRGDWELPGLPVVADAGYGDATGFREGLTERGLTYAVAVKATTTAHPGDATPERPPYSGQGRPPVSAYPQPHTTLRVLALAAGQAATRTVTWRQGSKATKHNPRAEMRSQFLALRVRPANRSIRRAADGSLPECWLLVEWPPDSAEPTDYWLSTLPADIPLRELVRIAKIRWRVEHDYRELKDGLGLDHFEGRNYLGWHRHVTLASLAQAFCTLLRLDPKAPAPA; from the coding sequence GTGACTCCTGAGGAGATGGAAGAGGTCCGTCCGCGTCTGGAGGCGTTCGCGGCCGAGATGCTGGGCTCGTTGGCGCGTCGGGACCAGCGGGCCAAGGGTGAGTTGTACCTGCGCGGGCTGATGCTGGACGGCAAGCGCAAGTCGATGCAGCCGATGGCCGAGCGCCTGGGCGTGGACCACCAGCAGCTCCAGCAGTTCGTGTCCTCCTCCACCTGGGACTACGCCAAGGTCCGTGAGCGGCTGGCCCGTTGGGCCGCGGCGCACATCTCGCCCGAGGCGTACGCGATTGACGATGTCGGCTTCCCCAAGGACGGCTACGACTCGCCAGGGGTGGCGCGGATGTACTGCGGCGCGCTGGGCAAGCGGGGCAACTGCCAGATCGGGGTCAGTGTGAACCTGGTCAGCGACCGCGCCTCCTCGGCCGTCGACTGGCGTCTGTTCCTGCCCGAGGGCTGGGACGACACCAAACATACCGAGGACGCGCTGCTGGCTTCGGCGATCCGCCGGCGCCGCGCCAAGGCCGGCATCCCCGAGACTGCTCGCCACCGGGAGAAGTGGCGCCTGGCCCTGGACATGCTCGACGAGGTTCGCGGGGACTGGGAGTTGCCGGGCCTGCCGGTCGTCGCCGATGCCGGATACGGCGACGCCACGGGCTTTCGAGAGGGTCTGACCGAACGAGGCCTGACCTACGCGGTCGCGGTCAAGGCCACCACGACCGCGCACCCGGGCGACGCCACGCCCGAGCGTCCGCCGTACTCCGGGCAGGGCCGCCCTCCCGTGTCCGCCTACCCCCAGCCGCACACCACCCTGCGCGTGCTGGCCCTGGCCGCCGGGCAAGCGGCCACCCGCACCGTTACCTGGCGTCAGGGCAGCAAGGCCACCAAGCACAACCCACGGGCCGAGATGCGCTCGCAATTCCTGGCCCTACGGGTCCGCCCGGCCAACCGGTCCATCCGCCGCGCCGCCGACGGCTCCCTGCCCGAATGCTGGCTGCTCGTCGAGTGGCCTCCCGACTCTGCCGAGCCCACCGACTACTGGCTCTCGACGCTGCCCGCCGACATCCCACTGCGCGAGCTGGTGCGAATCGCCAAGATCCGCTGGAGAGTTGAACACGACTACCGCGAGCTCAAGGACGGCCTCGGCCTGGACCACTTCGAGGGCCGCAACTACCTCGGCTGGCACCGCCACGTCACCCTCGCCTCCCTCGCCCAGGCCTTCTGCACCCTGCTCAGACTCGACCCAAAAGCCCCTGCGCCGGCCTGA
- a CDS encoding DUF4232 domain-containing protein: MPTPTPPASGGTGATAPSPTEPTVRRCHTSELRASVGPNRPGAGQSSFAIVLTNGSRRTCTLYGFPGVAFVNGAGEAVTPDPERATGQQGQAVTLSPGDSAWSTLAYTNPAITGATTVTPAALLVTPPDETAPISIRWTGGKVSNTGKASVPRVSPLMPGNGA; this comes from the coding sequence ATGCCGACGCCGACGCCGCCCGCGTCCGGCGGCACGGGGGCGACGGCGCCATCGCCGACCGAACCGACGGTGAGACGCTGTCATACTTCCGAATTGAGGGCGTCCGTCGGCCCCAACCGTCCCGGAGCCGGGCAGTCAAGCTTCGCTATCGTTTTGACCAACGGATCCCGCCGCACCTGCACCCTGTACGGCTTCCCGGGCGTGGCGTTCGTCAATGGCGCCGGTGAGGCCGTCACCCCGGACCCCGAGCGAGCCACCGGTCAGCAGGGACAGGCTGTGACGCTCAGCCCGGGAGACAGCGCTTGGTCGACGCTGGCATACACCAATCCAGCGATTACTGGCGCCACCACTGTCACCCCGGCGGCCCTGCTCGTCACCCCGCCCGACGAGACTGCTCCGATCTCAATCCGCTGGACCGGGGGCAAGGTCTCCAACACAGGGAAGGCGTCGGTGCCCCGGGTGAGTCCCCTCATGCCAGGCAATGGCGCCTGA
- a CDS encoding MaoC family dehydratase produces the protein MDQQDTQQAAAATPPAFDPDAFLVVPSRTFEDLRIGEVFRAPSRTLTDAHAAAFQTVSADNHPVHYDAEWARRHGHSAPVVHGLQVLAFTAPGATLFPHFIGEVFISFLELSCTFLAEVHSGDTLYPALTITGLEPQGDNGVVVTAATIHNQRGELVLSGQHKYLLRRQ, from the coding sequence ATGGACCAGCAGGACACGCAGCAGGCGGCAGCCGCCACACCGCCCGCGTTCGACCCCGACGCATTCCTGGTCGTCCCGTCCAGAACCTTCGAGGACCTACGCATCGGTGAAGTCTTCCGAGCCCCCAGCCGCACCCTGACAGACGCCCACGCCGCGGCCTTCCAGACAGTCTCCGCAGACAACCACCCGGTGCACTACGACGCCGAATGGGCACGCAGGCACGGCCACTCAGCACCGGTGGTGCACGGCCTGCAGGTGCTCGCCTTCACCGCGCCGGGCGCCACCCTGTTCCCCCACTTCATCGGAGAGGTGTTCATCAGCTTCCTCGAACTGTCCTGCACCTTCCTGGCCGAAGTGCACTCCGGAGACACCCTGTACCCGGCGCTCACCATCACCGGCCTGGAGCCGCAGGGCGACAACGGTGTCGTAGTCACCGCGGCCACCATCCACAACCAACGCGGCGAACTGGTGCTGTCCGGCCAGCACAAGTACCTCCTGCGGCGTCAGTGA
- a CDS encoding SMP-30/gluconolactonase/LRE family protein — protein MPRFLTGTRTGLLASAVAAALAMTAAGPTTAATAAPKPDVRFVAHLDIADGQRPENITLEPGGSAVVTFAYSRQVARIHPDGRVHVLATLPQPPAGADTPALSSPFLGGIVRAHDGTLYFLYATGSSDLTGLWRLRPGGAPQRIAALPADGLPNGLALDRHEGQLYVADSVLGTVWRVPVTGGTPTRWATAPELAAAGFLGANGINIHNGAVWVSNLDKGTVLRIPVTRYGIAGPVETRATDLINIDDFAFTGRGDTLLAAINADNEVALVRPGGSHTVVLTGADGLENPTSLAVRGNTAYIASGAYFTNNDPNLLAARINPAQ, from the coding sequence ATGCCCAGATTCCTGACAGGGACGCGCACCGGCCTCCTGGCCTCGGCCGTGGCGGCGGCCCTCGCCATGACCGCGGCCGGCCCGACGACCGCGGCCACCGCCGCCCCGAAGCCGGACGTGCGCTTCGTGGCACACCTGGACATCGCCGACGGACAGCGACCGGAGAACATCACCCTGGAGCCTGGCGGCAGCGCCGTCGTCACCTTCGCCTACAGCCGCCAGGTGGCCCGCATCCACCCCGACGGCCGGGTGCACGTCCTCGCCACTCTGCCCCAGCCTCCGGCCGGCGCCGACACCCCTGCCCTCTCCTCGCCCTTCCTCGGCGGAATCGTCCGTGCCCATGACGGGACGCTGTACTTCTTGTACGCCACCGGCAGCAGCGACCTGACCGGCCTGTGGCGCCTGCGCCCCGGCGGCGCCCCGCAGCGCATCGCCGCGCTCCCGGCCGACGGCCTGCCCAACGGCCTGGCCCTCGACCGGCACGAAGGCCAGCTGTACGTGGCCGACTCGGTCCTCGGCACGGTTTGGCGAGTGCCCGTGACCGGGGGCACGCCCACCCGGTGGGCCACCGCGCCCGAACTGGCAGCCGCCGGATTCCTCGGAGCCAACGGCATCAACATCCACAACGGGGCGGTCTGGGTGTCCAACCTGGACAAGGGCACCGTGCTGCGTATCCCGGTCACCCGGTACGGCATCGCCGGCCCCGTCGAGACCCGGGCCACCGACCTGATCAACATCGACGACTTCGCGTTCACCGGCCGCGGCGACACCCTCCTGGCCGCGATCAACGCGGACAACGAGGTGGCCCTGGTCAGGCCGGGCGGCAGCCACACCGTCGTGCTGACCGGCGCCGACGGGCTGGAGAACCCGACCTCGCTCGCCGTACGCGGCAACACGGCTTACATCGCCAGCGGCGCCTACTTCACCAACAACGACCCCAACCTCCTGGCCGCCCGGATCAACCCCGCCCAATAA
- a CDS encoding alpha/beta fold hydrolase has translation MNPPISRRTMAVSLLAGAAALGTAGVAHAAQSATAGRPAEPRGHTAAPTIVLIHGAFADASSWSAVVERLQRQGHRVLAPALPLRGLASDSAYIRSVLDSVTGPIVLVGHSYGGAVISQAAADAPQVKALVYIAAFVPDIGESALQLTDKFPGSTLGQATATQYYPLPDGGQGEELVIKKDLFRKQFAAGVTRATAQVMAAGQRPITLAALQEPATAAAWKRIPSWYLVATEDRNIPPAAERWMAERARARTVTVRAPHAASVSDPGPVTGLILRAVRSVRSGH, from the coding sequence ATGAACCCACCGATCTCCCGCCGCACCATGGCCGTGTCCCTCCTGGCCGGCGCGGCCGCCCTGGGTACCGCCGGCGTCGCGCATGCCGCGCAGTCGGCGACGGCCGGCCGTCCGGCCGAACCGCGCGGTCACACGGCCGCGCCCACCATCGTCCTGATCCACGGCGCGTTCGCCGACGCCTCCAGCTGGAGCGCGGTCGTCGAACGCCTGCAACGACAGGGCCACCGTGTACTGGCACCGGCCCTGCCACTGCGCGGACTGGCAAGCGACTCCGCCTACATTCGCAGCGTTCTGGACAGCGTGACCGGACCGATCGTGCTGGTGGGGCACTCCTACGGCGGAGCGGTCATCAGCCAGGCCGCGGCCGACGCCCCGCAGGTCAAGGCACTCGTTTACATAGCCGCCTTCGTTCCCGACATCGGGGAGAGCGCGCTCCAGCTCACCGACAAGTTCCCCGGCAGCACACTGGGACAGGCCACCGCCACCCAGTACTACCCGTTGCCCGACGGCGGACAGGGGGAGGAACTGGTCATCAAGAAGGACCTGTTCCGCAAGCAGTTCGCGGCCGGTGTCACCCGAGCGACCGCCCAGGTCATGGCCGCGGGACAGCGTCCGATCACCCTGGCAGCTCTCCAGGAGCCGGCCACCGCAGCCGCGTGGAAGAGGATCCCCAGCTGGTACCTCGTGGCCACCGAGGACCGCAACATCCCGCCGGCCGCCGAGCGCTGGATGGCCGAGCGCGCCCGCGCCCGCACGGTCACTGTCCGCGCCCCGCACGCGGCCTCCGTGAGCGATCCCGGCCCTGTCACCGGCCTGATCCTGCGGGCGGTCCGTTCCGTCCGCTCCGGCCACTGA
- a CDS encoding alpha/beta fold hydrolase, translating to MPSSDKPTVVLVHGAFADASSYAQVIPRLIARGLDVVAPAVPNRSLIGDAAYIASIVRQVPGPVVLVGHSYGGAVITVAGTEDNVKALVYLAGYALEKGESLGDLQGRFPDSDLAAALVYTPFPVEGSATPGTDVSVRTDKFPAIFAADVDPRLAAVLAVSQRPLAAQAFADAAPAAAWKTKPSWGLVASSDHTINPDVERYGYQRAGMTTVEVDSSHLVMLAHPERVVDLIEEAVRATCD from the coding sequence ATGCCCAGTTCCGACAAGCCGACCGTCGTCCTCGTCCACGGCGCCTTCGCCGACGCCTCCAGCTACGCCCAGGTCATCCCCCGGCTGATCGCCCGCGGCCTGGACGTGGTCGCCCCGGCCGTACCCAACCGCAGCCTGATAGGGGACGCCGCCTACATCGCCTCCATCGTCCGGCAGGTACCCGGTCCGGTCGTCCTGGTGGGCCACTCCTACGGTGGCGCCGTCATCACGGTCGCCGGCACCGAGGACAACGTCAAGGCACTGGTCTACCTGGCCGGTTACGCCTTGGAGAAGGGCGAGAGCCTCGGTGATCTGCAGGGCCGCTTCCCGGACAGCGACCTCGCCGCCGCACTCGTCTACACCCCCTTCCCGGTAGAGGGCTCGGCCACGCCGGGCACCGACGTGTCGGTGCGGACCGACAAGTTCCCGGCCATCTTCGCCGCCGATGTCGACCCCCGGCTCGCCGCCGTCCTCGCCGTGTCCCAGCGCCCGCTGGCCGCCCAGGCGTTCGCCGACGCGGCCCCGGCCGCGGCCTGGAAGACCAAGCCGTCCTGGGGCCTGGTCGCCTCGTCCGACCACACCATCAACCCCGACGTGGAGCGCTACGGCTACCAGCGGGCCGGCATGACCACCGTCGAGGTCGACTCCTCCCACCTGGTGATGCTCGCCCACCCCGAGCGCGTCGTCGACCTGATCGAGGAAGCCGTACGGGCCACCTGCGACTGA
- a CDS encoding alpha/beta fold hydrolase yields MSPAPPTVVLVHGAFADAAGWLGVIDELQRDGIAVLAVANPLRGLTCDAAYLSSVVSQIDGPVVLVGHSYGGALITVAGTADNVVGLVYIAAFALEEGESLSELQDRFAPPPLVGSLRQWTYPTDGGKTSTEVSIAPEAFPSVFAADVSPSVVRVLATSQRPLASSAFTEAASAAAWRTKPCWALVADADQAINPEVERFGARRAGATTVELEGASHAVTISRPSAVADLIRDAVRATS; encoded by the coding sequence ATGTCTCCTGCTCCTCCCACGGTCGTCCTCGTGCACGGTGCCTTCGCCGACGCCGCGGGCTGGCTCGGCGTCATCGACGAACTCCAACGCGACGGCATCGCGGTCCTCGCGGTGGCCAACCCACTGCGCGGCCTGACCTGCGACGCCGCCTACCTGTCCTCCGTGGTCTCCCAGATCGACGGTCCGGTGGTGCTCGTCGGCCACTCCTACGGCGGTGCTCTGATCACCGTGGCGGGCACCGCGGACAACGTCGTCGGACTCGTCTACATCGCCGCCTTCGCCCTCGAAGAAGGCGAGAGCCTCAGTGAGTTGCAGGACCGCTTCGCCCCTCCGCCGCTCGTAGGCAGCCTGAGGCAGTGGACCTACCCGACCGACGGGGGGAAGACCTCCACCGAGGTCAGCATCGCCCCGGAGGCGTTCCCCTCAGTCTTCGCCGCCGACGTCTCCCCGTCCGTCGTCAGGGTGCTGGCGACTTCCCAACGCCCGCTGGCCTCCTCCGCGTTCACCGAGGCGGCCTCTGCGGCGGCCTGGCGGACGAAACCCTGCTGGGCCCTCGTGGCCGACGCGGACCAGGCGATCAACCCCGAGGTGGAGCGCTTCGGCGCCAGGCGGGCCGGTGCGACCACCGTCGAGCTGGAAGGCGCTTCCCACGCGGTCACCATCTCCCGGCCGTCGGCGGTGGCGGACCTGATCCGCGACGCCGTTCGCGCGACGAGCTGA
- a CDS encoding helix-turn-helix domain-containing protein — protein sequence MFPHGGPQTSPAAGDLVLLDALRPEHLAPGHEFAFFRIPCSYLGIARDDVRHLAGLRVSGADGVAALVSKFLAALIGEDGLWNSMNGKRLALNAVDVIALLVAELLTPYRSESTDNGSEMLARIRSYIEERLMDPDLSPESIARAHHISVRYLHKLFQSDGTTVSTHIRQRRLAACRLDLGRLPNRRRSVAAVAQSWGFASPSHFSRLFRQAYGESPSEWQVSASVQGRNP from the coding sequence ATGTTTCCTCATGGGGGACCCCAGACGTCCCCGGCGGCCGGTGACCTTGTCCTGCTCGACGCCCTGCGCCCCGAGCACCTGGCACCCGGCCATGAGTTCGCTTTCTTCCGCATACCCTGCTCCTACCTGGGGATCGCACGGGACGACGTGCGGCACCTGGCGGGCCTCCGGGTCAGCGGAGCCGACGGCGTCGCGGCGCTGGTGTCGAAGTTCCTGGCCGCGCTGATCGGCGAGGACGGCCTGTGGAACTCGATGAACGGCAAGCGGCTCGCCCTCAACGCCGTGGACGTCATCGCCCTGCTCGTTGCCGAACTCCTCACGCCTTACCGGTCCGAGTCCACCGACAACGGCAGCGAGATGCTGGCCCGCATACGGTCGTACATCGAAGAGAGGCTGATGGACCCGGACCTGTCGCCGGAGTCGATTGCGCGCGCCCACCACATATCCGTCCGATACCTGCACAAACTGTTCCAGAGCGACGGCACGACGGTGAGTACCCATATCCGGCAGCGCAGGCTCGCCGCCTGCCGCCTCGACCTCGGCCGGCTGCCGAACCGCAGGCGCTCCGTGGCCGCGGTCGCGCAGAGCTGGGGCTTCGCCAGCCCCTCCCACTTCAGCCGCCTCTTCCGACAGGCATATGGCGAATCGCCCAGCGAATGGCAGGTCTCGGCTTCCGTCCAGGGACGGAATCCCTGA